The following coding sequences are from one Panthera leo isolate Ple1 chromosome E1, P.leo_Ple1_pat1.1, whole genome shotgun sequence window:
- the THRA gene encoding thyroid hormone receptor alpha, whose protein sequence is MEQKPSKVECGSDPEENSARSPDGKRKRKNGQCSLKTSMSGYIPSYLDKDEQCVVCGDKATGYHYRCITCEGCKGFFRRTIQKNLHPTYSCKYDSCCVIDKITRNQCQLCRFKKCIAVGMAMDLVLDDSKRVAKRKLIEQNRERRRKEEMIRSLQQRPEPTPEEWDLIHVATEAHRSTNAQGSHWKQRRKFLPDDIGQSPIVSMPDGDKVDLEAFSEFTKIITPAITRVVDFAKKLPMFSELPCEDQIILLKGCCMEIMSLRAAVRYDPESDTLTLSGEMAVKREQLKNGGLGVVSDAIFELGKSLSAFNLDDTEVALLQAVLLMSTDRSGLLCVDKIEKSQEAYLLAFEHYVNHRKHNIPHFWPKLLMKVTDLRMIGACHASRFLHMKVECPTELFPPLFLEVFEDQEV, encoded by the exons ATGGAACAGAAGCCAAGCAAGGTGGAGTGTGGGTCAGACCCAGAGGAGAACAG TGCCAGGTCACCAGATGGAAAGCGAAAAAGAAAGAACGGCCAATGTTCCCTGAAAACCAGCATGTCAG ggtATATCCCTAGTTACCTGGACAAAGACGAGCAGTGTGTCGTGTGTGGGGACAAGGCAACCGGTTATCACTATCGCTGCATCACTTGTGAGGGCTGCAAG ggcTTCTTTCGCCGCACAATCCAGAAGAACCTCCATCCCACCTACTCCTGCAAATATGACAGCTGCTGTGTCATTGACAAGATCACCCGCAACCAGTGCCAGCTGTGTCGCTTCAAGAAGTGCATCGCCGTGGGCATGGCCATGGACT TGGTTCTAGATGACTCGAAGCGGGTGGCCAAGCGCAAGCTGATCGAGCAGAACCGGGAGCGGCGACGAAAGGAAGAGATGATCCGATCACTGCAGCAGCGACCGGAGCCCACTCCCGAAGAGTGGGACCTGATCCATGTTGCCACAGAGGCCCATCGCAGCACGAATGCCCAGGGCAGCCATTGGAAGCAGAGACGGAAATTCCTG CCGGATGACATCGGCCAGTCACCCATCGTCTCCATGCCGGATGGAGACAAGGTGGACCTAGAGGCCTTCAGCGAGTTTACCAAGATCATCACCCCGGCCATCACCCGTGTGGTGGACTTTGCCAAAAAACTGCCCATGTTCTCCGAG CTGCCTTGCGAAGACCAGATCATCCTCCTGAAGGGGTGCTGCATGGAGATCATGTCCCTGCGGGCGGCTGTCCGCTATGACCCCGAAAGCGACACCCTGACGCTGAGTGGGGAGATGGCCGTCAAGCGGGAGCAGCTCAAGAATGGTGGCCTGGGCGTAGTCTCCGACGCCATCTTTGAACTGGGCAAGTCACTCTCTGCCTTTAACCTGGATGATACGGAAGTGGCTCTGCTGCAGGCTGTGCTGCTAATGTCAACAG ACCGCTCGGGCCTGCTGTGTGTGGACAAGATCGAGAAGAGTCAGGAGGCGTACCTGCTGGCGTTCGAGCACTACGTGAACCACCGCAAACACAACATTCCGCACTTCTGGCCCAAGCTGCTGATGAAGGTGACTGACCTCCGCATGATCGGGGCCTGCCACGCCAGCCGCTTCCTCCACATGAAAGTCGAGTGCCCCACCGAACTGTTCCCCCCACTCTTCCTCGAGGTCTTTGAGGATCAGGAAGTCTAA
- the NR1D1 gene encoding nuclear receptor subfamily 1 group D member 1 translates to MTTLDSNNNTGGVITYIGSSGSSPSRTSPESLYSDSSNGSFQSLSQGCPAYFPPSPTGSLTQDPARSFGSIPPNLSDDGSPSSSSSSSSSFYNGSPSGGLQVALEDSSRVSPSKSTSNITKLNGMVLLCKVCGDVASGFHYGVHACEGCKGFFRRSIQQNIQYKRCLKNENCSIVRINRNRCQQCRFKKCLSVGMSRDAVRFGRIPKREKQRMLAEMQSAMNLANNQLSSQCPLENSPTQHPTPGPMGPSPPPAPAPSPLVGFSQFPQQLTPPRSPSPEPTVEDVISQVARAHREIFTYAHDKLGTSPGNFNANHASGSPPATTPHCWESQSCPPVPNDNVMAAQRHNEALNGLRQASSSYLPAWPPGPAHHSCQQPNSNGHRLCPTHVYPAPEGEAPANSPRQGNSKNVLLACPMNMYPHGRSGRTVQEIWEDFSMSFTPAVREVVEFAKHIPGFRDLSQHDQVTLLKAGTFEVLMVRFASLFNVKDQTVMFLSRTTYSLQELGAMGMGDLLNAMFDFSEKLNSLALTEEELGLFTAVVLVSADRSGMENSASVEQLQETLLRALRALVLKNRPSETSRFTKLLLKLPDLRTLNNMHSEKLLSFRVDAQ, encoded by the exons ATGACGACCCTGGACTCCAACAATAACACAG GTGGTGTCATCACCTACATTGGCTCCAGCGGCTCTTCCCCAAGCCGTACCAGCCCTGAGTCTCTCTACAGTGACAGCTCAAATGGCAGCTTCCAGTCCCTGAGTCAAGGCTGCCCTGCCTACTTCCCACCATCACCCACTGGATCCCTCACTCAGGACCCAGCTCGCTCCTTTGGGAGCATTCCACCCAACTTGAGTGATGATGGCTCcccttcttcatcttcctcctcctcctcctccttctataATGGGAGCCCCTCAGGGGGTCTACAAGTGGCCCTGGAAGATAGCAGCCGAGTGTCCCCCAGCAAGAGCACCAGCAACATCACCA AGCTGAATGGCATGGTGCTACTGTGTAAAGTGTGTGGGGACGTTGCCTCGGGCTTCCACTATGGCGTGCATGCCTGTGAGGGCTGCAAG GGCTTTTTCCGTCGGAGTATCCAGCAGAACATCCAGTACAAAAGGtgtctgaaaaatgaaaactgctCCATCGTCCGCATCAATCGCAACCGCTGCCAGCAGTGTCGCTTCAAGAAGTGTCTCTCCGTGGGCATGTCTCGAGATG CTGTGCGTTTTGGGCGCATCCCCAAACGAGAGAAGCAGCGGATGCTTGCCGAGATGCAGAGCGCCATGAACCTGGCCAACAACCAGTTGAGCAGCCAGTGCCCGTTGGAGAACTCACCCACCCAGCATCCGACTCCAGGCCCCATGGGCCCCTCACCACCTCCCGCTCCGGCCCCCTCACCCCTGGTGGGCTTCTCCCAATTCCCACAACAGCTGACACCTCCCCGATCTCCAAGTCCTGAGCCCACAGTGGAGGATGTGATATCCCAGGTGGCCCGGGCCCACCGAGAAATCTTCACCTATGCCCATGACAAGCTGGGCACCTCACCTGGCAACTTCAATGCCAACCATGCATCGGGCAGCCCTCCAGCCACCACTCCTCATTGCTGGGAAAGTCAGAGCTGCCCGCCTGTCCCAAATGACAACGTTATGGCTGCCCAGCGTCATAATGAGGCCCTGAATGGTTTACGCCAGGCCTCCTCCTCTTACCTTCCCGCCTggccccctggccctgcccaccacaGCTGCCAGCAGCCCAACAGCAACGGGCACCGTCTGTGCCCCACCCATGTGTACCCAGCCCCAGAAGGCGAAGCACCTGCCAACAGTCCACGGCAGGGCAACTCCAAGAATGTTCTGCTG gcaTGCCCCATGAACATGTACCCCCACGGACGCAGTGGGAGAACCGTGCAAGAGATCTGGGAGGATTTCTCCATGAGCTTCACACCTGCTGTGCGGGAGGTGGTAGAGTTTGCCAAGCACATCCCCGGCTTTCGTGATCTTTCTCAGCACGACCAGGTCACCTTGCTTAAGGCGGGAACCTTTGAG GTGCTGATGGTGCGCTTTGCATCGCTGTTCAACGTGAAGGACCAGACAGTGATGTTCCTGAGCCGCACCACTTACAGCCTGCAGGAACTTGGAGCCATGGGCATGGGGGACCTGCTCAATGCCATGTTTGACTTTAGTGAGAAGCTCAACTCCCTGGCGCTTACCGAGGAGGAGCTGGGCCTCTTCACCGCGGTGGTGCTTGTCTCTGCAG ACCGCTCGGGCATGGAGAATTCCGCTTCGGTGGAGCAGCTCCAGGAGACGCTGCTGCGGGCTcttcgggctctggtgctgaagAACCGGCCCTCGGAGACTTCCCGCTTCACCAAGCTGCTGCTCAAGCTGCCGGACCTGCGGACCCTGAACAACATGCATTCCGAGAAGCTGCTGTCCTTCCGGGTGGACGCCCAGTGA